A segment of the Salmo trutta chromosome 3, fSalTru1.1, whole genome shotgun sequence genome:
TTGACCTAATCTTTTGCGCGGATATGAAAGGGGAAAGTGATTTTCAGATTGTGAAGGATATCGTTTTGGACTGTCTCCTGGACTTCTTACCTGACGGGGTGAATAAACAGAAAATATCACCATTGACTTTAAAGGTAGGCTACATTTTCCTATCAACAGTTATTGAAATCAATCAAATGCCTATTTAGAAATCAATTTCATTGATGAATATGGCCAATTGGGCTTTTACTCACCTTTGCCCTATTGCACGTCATTATGCATGTTATTTCAAAGTGCAATAAGACACGTTTACTGATAGTATAATGTTGGTTTTATCCAGCTAAGAGGATTGCAGTAAGCCCATTTAAAGCGGATCCCGTTTCCTCGGCCACCTAAGTTCCATAGATAGGGCAGCCAATGTTTGCcccttattgtaggctacagaAAGATGCAATGAAAATATGTGCCAATGTAATTACATTTATACCTCTTTATTATGTGGCACTATAGAAGATGAACTGTTCCTGATTTAGTGCTTGTATCGGTTTAATTGGATTTAGgtcaggagtaggctacagttTTTAAATCCATGACAGTTATTTGTTTAAGATCATAGTGGTGCAAAAGCATTTATACAGTATTTTTAAAATCCATTCACAGTTATTCATTTTAACTGAGCAAAGGGCGTTTATAAAGTATGTATACAGTATTTCCATCCATTGACATCTGGAGCTAAAGATTAATTTcccctgtgtgtttctgtctgacaGGAAGCCTATGTGCAGAAGATGGTGAAGGTGTGCAATGATTCAGACCGCTGGAGcctcatctccctctccaacAACAGAGGAAAGAACGTGGAGCTCAAGTTTGTAGACTCTCTGAGGCGGCAGTTTGAATTCAGCGTGGACTCCTTCCAGATCAAGCTGGACTCCCTGCTGCTGTTCTATGAATGCTCTGAGAACCCCATGGCCGAGACCTTCCACCCCACCATCGTGGGCGAGAGTGTGTTTGGGGACTTTGGTGCTGCCCTCGACCACCTACGCCAGAAGGTGATCTGCACGCGCAACCCAGAGGAGATCCGGGGCGGCGGTCTGCTCAAGTACTGTCACCTGCTGGTAAGGGGCTTCCAAGCCGACTCCGAAACAGAGATGAAGTCCCTGCAGCGTTACATGTGCTCGCGCTTCTTCATCGACTTCTCGGATATCAGCGAGCAGCAGCGCAAGCTGGAGTCCTACCTGCAAAACCACTTTGTGGGCCTGGAGGACCGCAAGTACGACTACTTGATGACCCTGCATGGGGTGGTCAACGAGAGTACAGTGTGCCTGATGGGACATGAGAGGCGGCAGACCCTGGGGCTGATCGCCATGCTGGCGGTGCGCGTGCTGGCCGAGCAGAACGTCATCCCAAATGTGGCTAACgtcacctgctactaccagccaGCCGCCTACGTGGCAGACGGTAACTTCAGTAACTACTACATAGCCCAGGTACAGCCCATGTTCCACTGCCAGCAGCATGCCTACTCCACCTGGCTACCCTGCAACTGAGACAGCACagggaaaggaaggaaggagtgagagagggggagggagagtctGATTCATTCATACATGTGCTGAATCACTGGGCTGACTCACTGTAAAGTGTTTTTCAGAtaaatgaatgaaaaaaaagGTATCCCCATGACTCACCAACCTGTATTGAATTTCATTTAGTTATGTTCTGTTAGagagtgatgggggggggggggggagaaaataACAGTTGGGTCTCAGCTCCTGTGAGGTCCGTCTTAAACCAATGGCAGGACAGTTTACTGTGAAAATGCCACCCTGTCTGACACCTAACCCAAGCTTGGGAAGTATGGGATGGAGTTTTGCCCAATACAATGCAAACAATGATGGACAAGAATGAAAACAGCAGCAGCAATACTTTCATTGACACTGACCTGGATTGACTGACTCTGTTGCAAACTGAAGAGGCAGTTGCATTGAGCGATAGACAGACAATAACGTGTTGCTGCATCTGTGTCCTGTGGTGTCCAGCTGCCTCCATGGCTGTGAGGAGGATGCAGGCCCCTTTGCTCTCTGAGGGGTGTGTGGCTTGCACCCTGGCGCGTGCTGGGCAATGTCCCAGCAACACAGGGATTACTAGAGCACCGTAAAACTCTATTTCCGGTGAGATATCATCACAAGCTTTGAATGACAAAAACGACACCTTAACTAGTAATGATTGATATGAACATGATGTGTTTACAAACCAAAGATTTTTCATTTATTGTTTTTAATACCCAAGTTTGGTGGGGAAGAAAAATTATGTATAATGCTATCTATATTTGTATATGTGAACATGTGTTTTAAGTGCCTAACGCCTATCAGTCGTATAGGTAGAGGAATAATGAGCAGCAGGCCATATCGTTTTGTGAATAAATCCAGTTTGATTTTCGTCAGGCACACAAGACAATGGCACCCCAGAGGCTTGTGAATGTAACCGTGAAATCCTGATACAGTCCGTGTTGATGTCATATTTTTTTGGAAGAAAACAACATATCCCCTTGCAGTCATAGAGTATTAGtcgatgggggagagatggggttTTGCTGTACTTTGTACAAAGTAGTTTGACCGGTTGATACAAGGCCTTGTGTTAACATTTGCTGATATTTTAAACATTCCAGCTCCAATTAATAATAGCAGTACCTCCTCATAGGTGTGTTGAAGCCACAGAGGCTAGAGCACTATTTTATGTAGCTCTCCCATAGTCATTTTCAGACAAACAAACTCCACAGGAATATTAGTTTGTGCCATAGTGCATGTACAGAGATGGTTTAATATTGTTTTGTCGTTGTTCATGTCGACTTATTCAGTTTCACATGGTTTAAACTTAACTGTATTTTGTATAGGGGTGCTTATCTTTTAACTCACCTTTTGTAGCAAGTTCACAGCAGGCTGAGGGATTGACAAACCTTTGTCGGAAGAAATAGATCGAAAAAAGAAATACAGAAGGAAAGAGAACGGATCGAAAAGGCAAAGAGtcggtgtgtgtgttcctgtgttgcCTTCTAGGTTGGTATTTGCTGAGACACCGTAGCAGGGAATTACGCAGCTGCCGAAGAGGTTGAACTTAGCCGGGCTGTGTTTGTAGTATATGCGCTCGCTTTGGGTCAGCTGCATACCTACCAGAAAATGTTGTACCAAATGTTTATCTGCCGGCCGCTTGCCCAATATTGAATGAGTGTTCTGCCTTTTGTCGATGGAGAGCGAGGTTGAAGATGTGTTGTTTTTATATTGAAGTACAGATATTGAGCTgtagggggaaaaaaagagaaaaaaacttGTGAAGGAGTGCAAGTGAGGGACAGAGGAAAACGTGAGAGGCAGGGAGCTGGGCTGGGGAGATGGGTGCAGATGGGGAAGGGGTTTGTCTTGCTTTcaccacagacagacatgcacagTGGTAatacctctctctcccatcttaaGAGGACCTAAGCAGAGAGaaaaggcaggagagagaggggtcctGGTACACACAACACAACTTTAGGGAGGTAGCCTGTTAAGCCTAGCACTATTTATCATTACCTCTGTGTGTCAGGGCCTCTTCTCTGGGGGACTGAACAGATATCCACGCATGCCTTATGAGCTTTGATAACATTCCCTGGGTTGGTGCACTGCCATGGTATTACTGTAAATGACCTGTTAATTGAGGCTAGGTTAGGCAGTGGTTACATGATCTAACTGCTATGCTGTAAGTTCCAAGCCCATCCGGAAATACTGTCTCATGCTAATTCAGTTTCTCTAATGCCATTTCTCAACATAACCTCTGAAATATGTTGATAGGAATTGATTTTTGACAAAGATGAAAATTAATGATGATTCATCACCAGTATTGTGGGTCTTGGGGTGAGAGACAGTGTTATTAAAAATAGCAACAGCGGTGTGCACTATACAAATCTAAAGTGTGTATCTTTAGAGAAGAATTAAGTGTTTTCACTGTGAATGGGATTCCTGGCTTCCTGCTAG
Coding sequences within it:
- the LOC115175917 gene encoding terminal nucleotidyltransferase 5A-like, which codes for MSEEHSCTGASPITEVESSNISVLGWEQVQRLDAILTETIPIHGRGNFPTLEMKPRQIVKVVRSRMEERNIHVRDVRLNGSAASHVLHEDSGLGYKDLDLIFCADMKGESDFQIVKDIVLDCLLDFLPDGVNKQKISPLTLKEAYVQKMVKVCNDSDRWSLISLSNNRGKNVELKFVDSLRRQFEFSVDSFQIKLDSLLLFYECSENPMAETFHPTIVGESVFGDFGAALDHLRQKVICTRNPEEIRGGGLLKYCHLLVRGFQADSETEMKSLQRYMCSRFFIDFSDISEQQRKLESYLQNHFVGLEDRKYDYLMTLHGVVNESTVCLMGHERRQTLGLIAMLAVRVLAEQNVIPNVANVTCYYQPAAYVADGNFSNYYIAQVQPMFHCQQHAYSTWLPCN